One Lachnospiraceae bacterium C1.1 genomic region harbors:
- a CDS encoding IS4 family transposase: MTHDKIKNLLNSAIDSVSSSVSDYAKNPAKDFSRDRKLPPGKLMRFLIAEGSSATKNELLDFFGMDTQSPSSSAFFQQREKLKPEAMKKIFDSFTGSIPSCNGSYPGYRIIAADGSTASYFSHDKYSPPDEYFISPGKSIKGAYSIHINAFQDLDSNLYTDALLQPIRHKDEFRAFCTIVDRHPVVPGSKNIYIGDRGYCSYNNMAHVIQNEQYFLFRAKDIHQKGLVGKFDFPDDETFDITVNVTLVRSQSSKVDCGDTYRRFIDAATSFDYLEYGSKDTYPISFRVVRIKLSDDSYECLVTNLPADEFPPKRLKNLYYARWGIESSFRKLKYTIGLSNFHSYKPELIMQEIWSRLIAYNLTEAMINSTVIRKAKRKHSYKVNFSVAAHICRVFLRLSAEENPIDVMALLARELIPIREDRKYSRLQTAHFRKPRYFIYRAA; the protein is encoded by the coding sequence ATGACCCACGACAAAATCAAAAATCTTTTAAATTCTGCAATCGACTCTGTCTCATCTTCTGTTTCTGATTACGCTAAGAACCCTGCCAAGGATTTTTCACGTGATCGAAAACTTCCGCCCGGGAAGCTGATGCGCTTCTTGATTGCCGAAGGTTCTTCGGCTACAAAAAACGAGCTGCTTGACTTCTTTGGTATGGATACGCAATCACCGTCTTCTTCCGCGTTCTTCCAGCAACGTGAAAAACTCAAACCAGAAGCAATGAAGAAAATATTTGACAGTTTCACTGGATCAATTCCATCGTGCAATGGCAGTTACCCGGGATACCGGATTATTGCTGCAGACGGTTCCACCGCATCTTATTTCAGCCACGACAAGTATTCTCCTCCGGATGAATATTTCATCTCTCCTGGCAAATCAATCAAGGGAGCATACAGCATCCATATCAATGCTTTTCAGGACCTGGACTCCAATCTATATACGGATGCCCTCCTGCAGCCGATCCGCCATAAAGATGAGTTCCGTGCTTTCTGCACCATCGTTGACCGTCATCCCGTTGTACCCGGCTCTAAAAATATCTATATCGGCGACAGGGGCTACTGCTCTTATAACAACATGGCCCATGTCATCCAGAATGAGCAGTATTTTCTGTTCAGGGCAAAGGACATCCACCAAAAAGGCCTCGTGGGGAAGTTTGACTTTCCTGATGATGAGACATTTGATATCACCGTAAATGTCACTCTTGTGAGGAGTCAGTCCTCGAAAGTCGACTGCGGTGATACTTATCGACGCTTCATTGATGCCGCAACTTCATTTGATTACCTTGAGTATGGTTCAAAAGACACATACCCGATCTCATTCCGTGTGGTTAGAATCAAACTCTCGGATGATAGTTATGAATGCCTTGTCACTAACCTGCCTGCTGATGAGTTTCCTCCCAAACGTCTAAAAAATCTTTATTATGCCAGATGGGGCATAGAATCCTCCTTCAGGAAGCTGAAATACACCATCGGGCTGAGCAATTTCCATTCATACAAACCAGAACTTATTATGCAGGAAATCTGGAGCCGTCTTATAGCTTATAACCTGACTGAGGCGATGATAAACAGCACTGTCATCAGGAAAGCCAAGAGGAAACATTCCTACAAGGTGAATTTCAGCGTTGCTGCCCACATATGCAGGGTCTTCCTCCGCCTCTCCGCGGAGGAAAACCCAATTGATGTGATGGCGCTTCTCGCAAGAGAACTGATACCCATACGGGAGGACAGGAAATACAGCCGTCTGCAAACTGCGCATTTCCGAAAACCGCGATATTTTATTTATCGTGCCGCATAG
- a CDS encoding prolyl oligopeptidase family serine peptidase, whose translation MRKKSIKSLAVAAAVMIAAVLMTGCGSQGNSGAAAASTESASTAVSSEATEAETELSTEAAETEEATMDAEATAEAEEAKAEAKTAAENADIQAVSGNIIVSGYEWGPGVDKIVFELPEEAEAADIANAVINTNNSAREVTEAYLSDEEGNKTESASKYVTAVLATSYENSGSPFVYDFQVTMMNDWAPEYQVAGVITATVGGEEKTVGIDQDLINSRISPDAALFTYRDSFSGKYKNPMTGEEEDITLNRAAYEPDALVDDGAKNPLLIWLHGQGEGGTDVEIDLLGNEVTALAKDDIQKQFSTEGGAEGAYVLTVQTPTYWMDGGDGTNSAGDLISRYTEALMDTIDDYVKNHPDVDTNRIYLSGCSNGGYMTVNMAIQYPEYWAAIVPNCEAYAFNVYERDDEGNYVTESTGNAMGGNVVNIPTDELWMTDDKIEKLAKIPSWFLASADDSIVNPLQYELPTYQAMLKAGAENAWFSYFENIQGTDSPESTYMGHWVWTKYFNNEVTNVQDRDAIKDSEDENFGFAASNDGGGAAQASDANGNYNTVFEWLNAQTK comes from the coding sequence ATGAGGAAAAAGTCTATTAAATCACTGGCTGTTGCTGCTGCAGTGATGATTGCAGCAGTTTTAATGACAGGCTGTGGTTCTCAAGGAAACAGCGGAGCAGCTGCTGCATCTACAGAATCAGCTTCAACAGCAGTTTCTTCAGAAGCAACAGAGGCAGAAACAGAATTATCAACAGAAGCAGCAGAGACTGAGGAGGCAACTATGGACGCAGAGGCAACGGCTGAGGCAGAAGAAGCAAAGGCTGAGGCAAAAACTGCAGCAGAGAATGCAGATATTCAGGCTGTATCCGGAAATATAATTGTCAGCGGATATGAATGGGGTCCCGGAGTAGACAAGATTGTTTTTGAACTTCCGGAAGAAGCAGAGGCTGCTGATATTGCAAATGCAGTAATAAATACAAATAATTCGGCAAGAGAAGTGACAGAGGCTTATCTTTCTGATGAAGAAGGTAATAAGACAGAATCCGCATCAAAATACGTTACGGCAGTGCTTGCAACAAGCTATGAAAATTCAGGAAGTCCTTTTGTATATGACTTTCAGGTTACCATGATGAATGACTGGGCTCCTGAATATCAGGTAGCAGGCGTTATTACTGCTACTGTTGGCGGAGAAGAAAAGACAGTCGGTATTGATCAGGATCTTATCAATTCAAGGATATCTCCTGATGCAGCATTATTTACATACAGAGACTCCTTCAGCGGAAAATATAAGAATCCGATGACAGGAGAGGAAGAAGATATAACTCTTAACAGAGCTGCATATGAGCCGGATGCTCTTGTAGATGACGGTGCTAAAAATCCTTTACTCATATGGCTTCATGGTCAGGGAGAGGGCGGCACGGATGTAGAGATCGATCTTCTTGGAAATGAAGTTACAGCTCTTGCAAAAGATGATATTCAGAAGCAGTTCAGCACAGAAGGCGGTGCAGAAGGTGCGTATGTACTTACTGTTCAGACTCCTACATACTGGATGGATGGCGGAGACGGCACCAATTCAGCAGGTGATCTTATTTCCAGATATACAGAAGCACTTATGGATACGATCGATGATTATGTAAAGAATCATCCGGATGTTGATACAAACAGAATTTATCTTTCCGGCTGTTCAAACGGAGGATATATGACAGTAAATATGGCAATACAGTATCCTGAATACTGGGCAGCTATCGTACCTAACTGTGAAGCTTATGCCTTTAATGTCTATGAACGTGATGATGAGGGCAATTATGTCACTGAGTCAACAGGAAATGCCATGGGTGGAAATGTTGTGAATATCCCTACAGATGAGCTTTGGATGACTGATGATAAGATTGAAAAACTTGCAAAGATCCCTTCATGGTTCCTTGCATCAGCAGATGACAGTATAGTTAATCCGCTTCAGTACGAGCTTCCGACCTATCAGGCTATGCTTAAGGCAGGAGCTGAAAATGCATGGTTTTCTTATTTTGAAAACATTCAGGGAACAGATTCTCCCGAATCAACATATATGGGACACTGGGTATGGACTAAATACTTTAATAATGAAGTTACTAATGTTCAGGACAGAGATGCCATAAAAGATTCTGAGGACGAGAACTTCGGATTCGCTGCATCAAACGATGGCGGCGGAGCTGCTCAGGCATCAGATGCTAACGGAAATTATAATACTGTTTTTGAATGGCTTAATGCTCAAACTAAATAA
- a CDS encoding IS3 family transposase, with the protein MLELSGEFPVKLLCEAMDINRSSFYYWKKHLGNPAPRTKNLIDNVQLFLEYHLKYPSHGYRWLNAKLRLDTGLILSDPYAHKCCKIAGIKSKAKHYKYKKPGDSGRVFPNLLSAELNIDGPLQCIVSDMTAFYVKGIYYELTLYMDLWNNEIVSYALSAKRGDRMTYISGLENLLELKKEHSEFQMILHSDQGSVYASKAFNDLLPMYVTRSMSRAGTPTDNAAMESINGWIKAELFMDFHVTGEKPVEQEIDDYIVFFNEQRPAYSLNYLTPKQYREAHAA; encoded by the coding sequence ATCCTTGAGTTATCCGGAGAGTTCCCCGTAAAACTCTTATGTGAAGCCATGGATATTAACCGCAGCAGCTTCTATTATTGGAAGAAACATCTGGGAAATCCTGCACCAAGGACTAAGAACCTTATTGATAATGTGCAGCTATTCCTGGAATACCACTTGAAATATCCCTCTCACGGATATAGATGGCTTAATGCCAAACTTCGTCTTGATACAGGCCTTATCTTATCTGATCCATATGCGCATAAATGCTGCAAGATTGCGGGAATAAAGAGCAAGGCCAAGCACTATAAGTATAAGAAACCGGGCGATTCGGGAAGAGTATTCCCGAATCTACTTTCAGCAGAGCTCAACATTGACGGACCGTTGCAGTGCATTGTCAGTGACATGACGGCATTCTATGTAAAAGGCATTTATTATGAGCTGACGCTATATATGGATCTCTGGAATAATGAGATTGTCAGCTATGCTTTATCGGCAAAACGCGGTGACCGCATGACTTACATAAGCGGCCTGGAGAATCTCCTTGAACTCAAGAAGGAACATTCCGAATTTCAGATGATTCTTCATAGCGATCAAGGATCTGTCTATGCATCAAAGGCATTCAATGATCTTTTGCCGATGTATGTGACTCGTTCCATGTCACGTGCCGGAACTCCTACGGACAACGCTGCTATGGAATCCATCAATGGCTGGATCAAAGCAGAGCTTTTTATGGATTTCCATGTCACCGGTGAGAAGCCGGTAGAACAGGAAATCGACGATTATATCGTCTTTTTCAATGAGCAGAGGCCTGCGTATTCACTTAATTACCTGACTCCAAAGCAGTACAGAGAAGCTCATGCAGCCTGA
- a CDS encoding methyl-accepting chemotaxis protein: MKRNKKLVGQIISITLIGTLALAIILTVYGVRSINNAYLNSFTEGLRAAAIQLKDEVSHEWDGEWTVDDDGTLRKGGQDIHDEYEGQFDDISNHTGIEYTLFNGDTRYITTMMDSSGARMEGTKASDNVIEAVLNNGEEYLASNFDIGGSKWYAYYCPLTNDDGSVVGMIFAGRPAADVTDKIYKIAAFMIIIAIIIVIIITFIGLYLMKVSSVAINDIVHGLSKLSEGDLKVEFKKSTLGRPDELGTIAENAENLRDKLGHVISSTLDLSGKVTDSGNDLSKSADTASEASDHVTEAVSGISEGAIHQAEIVENSVQNTNEMGDNIDGITSSINTLSDAAREMFEASERTVEALQKLEKQNQEVMQSMKEIDSQIRLTNDAVTNIAEASNVITSISSQTNLLALNASIEAARAGEVGKGFAVVATEIGSLADQSGEAAVSIKKVVSNLVQESQKSVDIIQKLNDGLSAQNEQLLSTKSDMDGMVENVKSVENGTDDISDKIVHLNKSKGKLGDLISQLSAISEENAASSEETNSLMQELNSTFVSITESASELKKLASSLNDEINYFNV; encoded by the coding sequence ATGAAGCGGAATAAAAAACTAGTGGGACAGATAATAAGTATAACTTTGATCGGAACGTTAGCTTTGGCTATAATATTAACAGTGTATGGTGTCAGGTCTATTAATAATGCTTATCTGAATTCTTTTACGGAAGGACTTAGAGCAGCTGCAATTCAGTTAAAAGACGAGGTATCGCATGAGTGGGATGGAGAATGGACAGTTGATGATGATGGAACATTAAGAAAAGGCGGACAGGATATTCATGATGAATATGAAGGACAGTTTGATGATATTTCCAATCATACGGGTATAGAATATACACTTTTTAACGGAGATACAAGATATATAACAACAATGATGGATTCCTCAGGTGCCAGAATGGAAGGAACTAAAGCCAGTGATAACGTAATTGAGGCTGTTTTAAATAATGGCGAAGAATATCTGGCATCTAATTTCGACATTGGCGGAAGCAAGTGGTATGCATATTATTGTCCGCTTACAAATGATGACGGTTCTGTAGTTGGAATGATCTTTGCCGGAAGACCTGCAGCTGATGTAACCGATAAGATATATAAAATTGCAGCATTCATGATCATCATTGCTATCATTATTGTAATCATAATCACGTTTATCGGACTTTATCTGATGAAAGTTTCATCTGTGGCTATTAATGATATTGTTCATGGACTTAGTAAATTATCTGAAGGAGATCTTAAAGTTGAATTTAAGAAGTCTACATTGGGCAGACCGGATGAGCTTGGAACCATTGCGGAAAATGCCGAGAATTTAAGAGATAAGTTAGGACATGTTATCTCTTCAACACTGGATCTTTCCGGAAAGGTTACAGATTCAGGAAATGATCTTTCTAAATCTGCAGATACAGCTTCTGAGGCATCGGATCATGTTACAGAGGCAGTAAGCGGTATCAGCGAAGGAGCAATTCACCAGGCAGAAATAGTAGAAAATTCAGTTCAGAATACCAATGAGATGGGAGATAATATCGATGGAATAACAAGCAGCATTAATACCCTGTCTGATGCTGCAAGAGAAATGTTTGAAGCTAGTGAAAGAACTGTAGAGGCTTTACAGAAACTTGAAAAGCAGAACCAGGAAGTAATGCAGTCGATGAAGGAGATTGACAGTCAGATAAGACTTACGAATGATGCTGTAACGAATATCGCAGAAGCATCTAATGTTATTACAAGTATTTCAAGCCAGACAAATCTTCTTGCTCTTAACGCTTCAATAGAGGCAGCAAGAGCCGGTGAAGTAGGAAAGGGATTTGCGGTTGTAGCAACGGAGATCGGGTCACTTGCTGACCAGTCCGGAGAAGCTGCTGTTTCCATTAAAAAGGTTGTTAGTAACCTTGTTCAGGAATCTCAGAAATCAGTTGATATAATTCAGAAACTTAATGATGGATTAAGTGCACAGAATGAGCAGCTTCTTTCTACAAAGTCCGATATGGATGGAATGGTTGAAAATGTAAAGAGTGTTGAAAATGGTACGGATGATATCTCAGATAAGATCGTACATTTGAACAAATCAAAGGGAAAACTTGGTGATCTGATATCACAGCTTTCAGCAATTTCGGAGGAAAATGCTGCTTCTTCAGAGGAGACAAATTCACTTATGCAGGAGCTTAATTCTACATTTGTAAGTATAACAGAATCGGCATCAGAACTTAAAAAACTAGCTTCCAGCTTAAATGATGAAATAAATTACTTTAATGTATAA
- a CDS encoding UbiD family decarboxylase, producing the protein MSEVFDLRSALELLKSHPGQLVETDVEADPNAEISGVYRHVGSGGTVQRPTREDGPAMVFNNVKGFPDSKVAIGVLSSRKRVGLLLDTDYKRLGWHLRDAVKNPIKPVIKEGAAPCQENIYRAEDPDFDLRKLVPAPTNTPEDAGPYITMGLCSASDPEGNGDSDVTIHRLCIQNRDEMTMWITPGSRHIGVFWDKALKMNKPLPISVSIGLDPAIYMSAGFEPPTTPLGFNELQIAGALRGKAVELAKCVSIDETCIAHAEYVIEGELIPGRTMREDINSNTGKAMPEFPGYTGDAKGDDLPNYLPVIKVKAVTTRNNPIMESCIGPSHEHVSMAGIPTEASVIDLVERAMPGRLVNVHAAPCGGGKFVTIIQFRKNNINDEGRQRQAALLAFSAFSEMKHVFLVDEDVDIFDMSDVMWAMTTRFQGDVDFIPIPGVHTHVLDPSNDPAFDPSIRVHGIACKAIFDCTVPYNLKDKFERCKFLDVDPKKWLPDMF; encoded by the coding sequence ATGAGTGAAGTATTTGATCTCAGAAGCGCACTGGAACTGCTTAAATCTCATCCGGGACAGCTTGTAGAGACTGATGTAGAAGCTGATCCGAATGCGGAGATTTCAGGTGTTTACAGGCATGTGGGATCAGGCGGCACGGTACAGAGACCGACAAGAGAAGACGGACCGGCAATGGTATTTAATAACGTAAAAGGATTTCCGGATTCTAAAGTTGCAATAGGTGTTCTTTCAAGCAGAAAGAGAGTCGGTCTTTTACTTGATACAGATTATAAACGTCTTGGCTGGCATTTAAGAGATGCCGTTAAGAATCCGATCAAACCGGTTATAAAAGAAGGCGCTGCTCCATGCCAGGAAAATATATATCGCGCGGAGGATCCTGATTTTGATCTGAGAAAGCTCGTTCCAGCACCAACAAATACTCCGGAGGATGCAGGTCCTTACATAACAATGGGTCTTTGCTCTGCTTCAGATCCGGAAGGAAACGGTGACAGTGATGTAACAATTCATCGTCTTTGCATTCAGAACAGGGATGAGATGACAATGTGGATCACACCTGGTTCCAGACACATCGGAGTTTTCTGGGATAAAGCCCTCAAGATGAATAAACCTCTTCCAATCTCAGTGAGCATAGGACTTGATCCTGCAATTTACATGTCAGCAGGTTTTGAACCTCCAACGACTCCACTCGGATTTAATGAGCTTCAGATTGCGGGTGCTCTCAGAGGAAAAGCTGTTGAACTTGCAAAATGTGTTTCTATAGATGAGACATGCATTGCTCATGCGGAATATGTTATTGAAGGTGAACTTATTCCCGGACGTACAATGAGAGAAGATATTAACAGCAATACAGGTAAGGCTATGCCTGAATTCCCCGGATATACAGGTGATGCAAAGGGCGATGATCTTCCCAATTATCTTCCTGTTATCAAGGTAAAAGCCGTTACCACCAGAAACAATCCTATTATGGAAAGTTGTATCGGACCAAGCCACGAGCACGTTTCAATGGCAGGTATCCCCACCGAAGCCAGTGTTATCGATCTCGTAGAGAGAGCAATGCCGGGCAGGCTCGTAAATGTACATGCTGCACCCTGCGGCGGCGGTAAATTCGTGACCATCATTCAGTTCCGTAAGAACAATATAAATGATGAGGGCCGTCAGAGACAGGCTGCTCTGCTTGCGTTCTCAGCATTTTCAGAAATGAAGCACGTATTTTTAGTGGATGAAGATGTAGATATTTTTGACATGAGTGATGTAATGTGGGCAATGACCACTAGATTCCAGGGAGATGTTGACTTTATTCCGATTCCCGGAGTTCATACTCATGTTCTTGACCCATCCAACGATCCGGCTTTTGATCCTTCCATCAGGGTTCATGGAATTGCATGTAAGGCTATTTTCGACTGCACGGTTCCTTACAATCTGAAGGATAAGTTCGAAAGATGCAAATTCCTGGATGTTGATCCTAAGAAATGGCTTCCGGATATGTTTTGA
- a CDS encoding LysR family transcriptional regulator, which produces MTVEYLNEFLILAKTQNFANAAAQLYMNQSTLSKHIKSLEKELGVELFDRTTRKVTLTSYGEHLLPYAYEIYNQSYRYLTELSQKKNNVISIGAIPSLSHYGIVDVIMNFKLKHEEYVVTIDEADSTDLYHRLLNHEYEIAFLRNFNPYGSINTKNICVNIIPYCKDNVVALIPKEHHLANKKSVTISELKDEKLCLLKEHTMLYDVCMEAFRDAGIIPNIYYTSHRAENLIEMSEKCGGITILMGVISNSEEMSKKAIYILNDKFNVLPLFPEITSTIALTYLRKAALSPSARKFIDYFNKEVIKN; this is translated from the coding sequence ATGACAGTAGAATATCTAAATGAATTTCTGATTCTTGCAAAAACGCAAAATTTTGCGAATGCGGCTGCGCAGCTTTATATGAATCAATCAACACTTTCGAAGCACATTAAATCTCTTGAAAAAGAACTTGGGGTTGAGCTTTTTGACAGGACAACGAGGAAAGTTACATTGACGAGCTATGGTGAGCATTTACTTCCCTATGCCTACGAAATATATAATCAAAGTTACAGATACCTTACTGAACTCTCACAGAAAAAGAATAATGTTATCTCCATTGGTGCAATTCCTTCTTTGTCACATTATGGGATTGTAGATGTGATCATGAATTTTAAGCTTAAACATGAGGAATATGTTGTGACTATTGATGAGGCGGATTCGACAGATCTCTATCATCGGCTTTTAAATCATGAATATGAAATAGCATTTTTAAGAAATTTTAATCCCTACGGATCAATAAATACAAAAAATATATGTGTAAATATTATTCCTTATTGTAAGGATAATGTTGTAGCTCTTATTCCAAAGGAGCATCACCTGGCAAATAAAAAATCTGTTACGATTTCCGAACTTAAAGATGAAAAACTCTGTCTCTTAAAAGAACATACAATGTTATACGATGTTTGCATGGAAGCATTCCGGGATGCCGGTATAATTCCAAATATTTACTATACAAGCCATAGGGCAGAGAATCTTATAGAAATGAGTGAAAAATGCGGTGGAATAACTATCTTAATGGGAGTTATAAGCAACTCTGAAGAAATGTCCAAAAAAGCAATTTATATACTTAACGACAAGTTTAATGTTTTACCGCTTTTTCCGGAAATTACTAGTACAATAGCTCTTACATATTTGAGAAAAGCTGCACTTTCTCCCTCAGCGAGAAAATTTATAGATTATTTTAATAAAGAAGTGATTAAAAACTGA
- a CDS encoding helix-turn-helix transcriptional regulator, producing MPQSLVAEKFYFSVSYFSRYFKKMMGISYSDFLMEYRLYKAEAELQKSKKMIRDIALDNGFSDERRFILAFRKKYKLTPLQYRKKQLVKKR from the coding sequence ATACCACAGTCACTTGTTGCAGAGAAATTTTATTTCAGTGTTTCATACTTTTCCAGATATTTTAAGAAAATGATGGGAATTTCATATTCAGATTTTCTTATGGAATATCGTCTCTATAAGGCAGAGGCTGAACTTCAGAAGAGCAAAAAAATGATAAGAGATATTGCCTTAGATAACGGATTTTCCGATGAGAGACGCTTTATTCTTGCATTTAGAAAAAAGTACAAGTTAACTCCCTTACAATACAGAAAAAAACAACTGGTCAAGAAACGGTAA
- a CDS encoding AraC family ligand binding domain-containing protein, protein MNHEFFEYEDNKPYILIPIQGSVTFEVNERLFSHWHEELEIAYCLKGNARHFINGEIVDEKPGHCIVTNSEFMHSIMPDKNLVDVDEVVTYVLIIKPSFLKAAFPAYNDYYFINDDEEAPEEIKNVFEKLFAQGFNDNSKMSFLKSESLILELLYHMSKRGMVRRKEVDNINVQKDIERMKGVISFIKNHFRERIAVVNRFWTRNQVF, encoded by the coding sequence ATGAATCATGAATTTTTTGAATATGAGGATAATAAGCCCTATATTCTGATACCAATCCAGGGAAGTGTGACTTTTGAGGTTAATGAAAGATTATTCAGCCATTGGCATGAAGAACTTGAAATTGCTTATTGTCTAAAGGGTAATGCCAGACATTTTATTAATGGTGAGATAGTAGATGAAAAGCCGGGACATTGTATTGTTACCAATTCTGAATTTATGCATTCTATTATGCCTGATAAGAATTTAGTGGATGTGGATGAGGTTGTAACGTATGTATTGATAATCAAGCCTTCATTCCTAAAGGCAGCATTCCCTGCCTACAATGATTATTATTTTATTAATGATGATGAGGAAGCCCCGGAAGAGATAAAAAATGTTTTTGAAAAGCTTTTTGCTCAGGGTTTTAATGACAATTCTAAAATGTCTTTTCTTAAGTCGGAATCACTTATCCTTGAGCTTTTATATCATATGAGCAAGAGGGGGATGGTAAGACGAAAAGAAGTTGATAATATAAATGTCCAGAAGGACATTGAAAGGATGAAGGGGGTAATCTCTTTTATTAAAAATCATTTTCGGGAGAGAATTGCAGTAGTCAACAGATTTTGGACACGAAATCAAGTTTTTTAG
- a CDS encoding glycoside hydrolase family 3 protein has product MKRIKLVSISVIIILFVLTLIAFLLLCKTDIIDTASTEEALMTEETAEFYEADIEELGIKAEKNNDGLTAASRIEVDPESVSANSTAESYIDKPDDIDLKIENIIKEESLETKVSQLFIVTPEALTGKSSVSGKDEASKSKFKEFPVSGIIYMGQNLTGPDQTREMLEFFSECSNDTLGLPVFQAIDEEGGKVSRIANNSAFNKDNVGDMVEIGKTGDSENAYEAGKYIGSYLSEYGFNLDFAPVADVITVSGNKLMEKRSFGTDKDLVSQMDLEFSRGLKEENVLSCAKHFPGHGNTVEDSHKGYAVSDKTIQELEETELVPFKAETGSGISMIMAGHISLPKITGDMTPSSLSPQIIQGILRNEMGYDGIVITDAMNMGAIVNNYSESEATVLAIEAGCDIILSPVNMENARQAIIDAVESGEINERRIDESLRRIYRVKLQMQN; this is encoded by the coding sequence ATGAAAAGAATAAAGCTGGTCAGCATATCGGTAATAATCATACTTTTTGTATTAACGCTTATTGCTTTTTTATTGCTGTGTAAGACAGATATTATTGATACTGCTTCGACTGAGGAAGCTTTAATGACTGAAGAAACAGCAGAATTTTATGAAGCTGATATAGAAGAACTTGGAATTAAGGCTGAAAAAAATAATGATGGCTTAACAGCTGCTTCAAGGATAGAGGTTGATCCGGAATCAGTTTCTGCAAATTCAACTGCTGAAAGCTATATTGATAAGCCAGATGATATTGATCTTAAAATTGAGAATATTATCAAAGAAGAATCATTGGAAACTAAGGTTTCCCAGCTTTTTATTGTGACACCGGAAGCATTGACGGGTAAGTCTTCTGTCAGCGGTAAAGATGAGGCTTCGAAAAGTAAATTCAAGGAATTTCCCGTTTCAGGAATTATTTACATGGGGCAGAATCTTACAGGTCCTGATCAGACCAGGGAAATGCTTGAATTTTTTAGCGAATGCAGTAACGATACTCTTGGACTTCCTGTTTTTCAGGCTATTGATGAGGAAGGCGGAAAAGTTTCCAGAATTGCAAATAATTCAGCATTTAATAAAGACAATGTCGGAGATATGGTTGAGATCGGAAAGACAGGAGACAGTGAAAATGCATACGAAGCCGGTAAATACATAGGTTCGTATTTGTCAGAATATGGTTTTAATCTTGATTTTGCTCCGGTTGCGGATGTGATAACTGTTTCAGGTAATAAACTTATGGAAAAGAGATCTTTTGGAACAGATAAGGATCTTGTATCTCAGATGGATTTGGAATTCAGCAGGGGTCTTAAAGAAGAAAATGTTTTATCCTGCGCCAAGCATTTTCCGGGGCACGGAAATACTGTAGAGGATTCTCATAAAGGATATGCTGTTTCTGACAAAACAATTCAGGAGCTTGAGGAAACAGAACTTGTTCCTTTTAAGGCAGAGACCGGCAGCGGGATTTCAATGATCATGGCAGGACATATATCATTGCCGAAAATAACCGGAGATATGACACCATCGTCATTGTCACCCCAAATAATACAGGGGATATTGAGAAATGAAATGGGGTATGATGGTATAGTAATTACTGATGCAATGAATATGGGAGCGATAGTCAACAACTATTCTGAATCTGAGGCAACTGTTCTTGCCATCGAGGCGGGTTGTGATATCATACTTTCCCCTGTTAATATGGAAAATGCAAGACAGGCTATTATTGACGCGGTAGAAAGCGGTGAGATCAACGAGAGAAGGATTGATGAATCGCTTAGACGTATATACAGAGTGAAACTGCAGATGCAGAATTGA